In the Brevundimonas sp. LM2 genome, AGATCGTTGTCGACGAAATCGTGGAAGGCCGCTCCGGCGGAGTGATCGATGAAACGCATTATCTCCGCGTCGGTATCTCGACCCACCTAGCAGGACGTGAGCCGGACCCTTTCCCGTATCCGCTCTATTTTCGTCGAGCGGACGATACGGGCCGGTCCTCGCTGGCGTGGTTTGATCAAGCAGCATTCGAGAAAGCCGGTGCAGCTGATCTTGTAGGGCTACTTGGGCATATCGAGGCCTTGCAGCGTGCCTCTGGCCTTGGAGCCGTCGACACTCTGCTTCTAGCCCGGTTGGGCCTCGCGCGGATGCTGGCCGAGATACCAGACGGGCCGCATGGCGCACCGGAGCGAGACGTTAAGCAGGTGGCAGATTGGGCATACCAGCTGGGCTATCTGGCCGCTTTAGACGATGCCAAGGCGCGCGGCGTCGAACATCTTGCCCAGCGCGGCGTGGGCAATGAAAAGTCCCTCGCCAGTGCTACGGAGGCGAAGCGCGCGAAAGCGCGAGCGGACAACCTTCCGCTTACAACTCTGGCACGCCAGATTGCGGCATTAGACAGGAACATGTCGCTCAGCGCCTGCGCCAGGGAAGTTGCCCGTCACATCCAGCTGGAGCCTACTCTGAAAGCTTTTAGTCGCCGCGATCTCCCAGACATTCGCCAGGCGATCCTGGCCGCCGAACCTCCCATCTTCATGAAGGCCCAAGGTCAGTATCGCCCCATAGCCGGGGGCGACCGACGTTAGCCCCGTGGCGACCGACGGAAGGGGGGTAGTAGCCGTCGGTCGCCACGTCCCCTGAGGATCGTCGTTCGCCATCGATGCACTCAGAGACCCACCGGAATGAGCCGGTGCCTCTGGGAACAAGCAGATGCAGACGCAGACGATCGCGACGGGCCGCGCGGCGATTCAGAGCCACGACCGTTACATCGATGACCGCGAGGCAGCCGACATGCTCGGCCTCTCTCGCGCCTATCTGAGAAACCTCCGCGTTTCGGGCGGCGGCTGCCGCTTCTCGAAGTTCGGCAGGGCTGTCCGCTACCGGGTCGGGGATCTGGTGACCTGGGCCAATGACAACGCCGTCAGCTCGACCAGCGAGGCGGCATAATGGGCCGCTTCAATCGGGCCCCACCCATGAAAAACCCCGGTGCGCGGGCAGGCGCAACCGGGGTCCATCACGGTTTAGACGGGCAATCAGAACGGGATGAAAGCTACTCGCGTCACGTGGGTCGCGCAAGACTTACGTTCCGCTCCATCTTCAACGACGACGGCCATTTCCAAGGGCTGGAGGTGGCGTCGTGACCGCCGCAGTCGAGATTACGTCTAGGCGTAAAAGTCCCGGGCGGGCCCGCGGCTACATCGCCGACTACAAGCCCCAGGCCGACACTCAGCGCCTGCTGGACGCCGTGGAGACCGTGCTCGACGAGTATCGGGAGCACTGGCCGCTGACGGTTCGTCAGATCTTTTATCGGCTGATCGGCGCGCACGACTACGAGAAGTCCGAAGGATTTTACCGGAAGCTCTGCCACCACCTGGTCAACGCTCGCCGAGGCGGCGTCGTCCCCTTCCACGCCATCCGCGACGACGGGGTGATGACGATCCGCATGGACCGCTATGCCGACGCCGACGCCTTCCTCGTCGATCAGCGCCGCCGCGCCGCTCGGTTCAAGCGCAACCTGATGGCCAGCCAGCCCTTCCACCTGGAAGTTTGGTGCGAAGCGAGCGGGATGATCCACCAGCTGGCCTCCGTTGCACATCAGTATTCAGTCGCCGTCTTCTCTTCGTCCGGCTTCGACTCGCTGACAGCGAAAAAGGCGATCGCCGATCGTATCTGCGACATCGGCAAGCCTGCCGTAATCCTGCACCTGGGGGACTATGACCCCTCCGGCGAAAGCATCTTTCGATCGGTTGCCGAGGACGTTGAAGCCTTCGTCCGAAAGGACCGGCCCAACTACCTGGTGAGGGCCGAGTTCCAGCGGGTGGCTCTCACTGAGGACCAAGTCATCCGCTATCGCCTGCCGACCGCGCTGGCCAAGGCCACGGACAGTCGGGCGAAGGCCTGGACCGGCGAAACGTGCCAGCTTGAAGCGCTGACCCCAGCCCAGATCGCGGACATTCTCGAGACCGCGATCAACGACCATTTGGACGAGGAACAGCTGATCCGCGACCAAGTAGCTGAGGAGCTTGAGCGCGAGGATCTGACCCGCCTGCTGATCGGTGTCGCCCAATGAGCCCCTACCCAGTGGCCAACGACCACCCGAAGGACCTGAACGACTGCGAGACAGACGCCGAGGTCGACGCATGGTGGGAGGCTCAGACCCGAGGGCTTCAGCCAGGAGTGCCGCCTAAGCCGCACGCCTCTGCGAACGAATGGGGCGTCAATCTGGACGGCACCATCCCCGACGCCCTCGACAGGCCCCTGAGCCACTTCGTCAGGCCCTTCGTCTGGCGAGACCCTGCCACCATGCCGCGCCGCCAGTGGGTCTACGGCAAGCAGCTGATCCGCAAGTT is a window encoding:
- a CDS encoding AlpA family transcriptional regulator, which encodes MQTQTIATGRAAIQSHDRYIDDREAADMLGLSRAYLRNLRVSGGGCRFSKFGRAVRYRVGDLVTWANDNAVSSTSEAA